GGATCCCGATCATCGACGGCTTCACCGGCTATCTCGCCACGATCGGCCTGTTGGCCGCATTGCGGCGCCGCGACCACCGCGGCGTGGGTGAGCATGTCGACGTCGCGATGCTCGATGCGGCGCTGAAGCTGGTCAACACCACGGTCTCCGTCCACTCCTACACCGGGCGAACGCCCGGCGGCACGGGCAACCGGGGCTTCAGACTGGTCGCGACTTCCGAATTCTATCCGACCGCGGAGGGCTGGATCGCGCTCGGCGCCAACAACCAGCCGCAGGTCGAGGCACTGCTCCGCGTGCTCGGCCATCCGGAGATGATCGACGATCCGCGTTTCGCCAGCCATGAGGCGCGGGTGGAGCACTATGTCGCCGTACGGCAATGGCTCACCGAGACATTGGCCCAATGGCGCGCGGCCGATCTCGAAGCCCGGCTTGCGGACGCACGGGTGCCTGTCGCGATGCTTCGCACCGTGGGCGAGATCGCGCAGCATCCGCATGTCCGCCAGCGCGGGACGCTGCATCCGGTGACGCTGCCGGATTGGGATAGGCCGCTCGACGTCGTCGGCCCCGGCTTCGCCGTGGAGACGCAAGCACAGCCGATGGTGCCGGTGCTTGGCGCCGATACCGACGAGGTGCTCGCCGGACTCGGCCTGACGGCGTCAGACCTGGCGACGCTGCGTCAGGCGGGAGCCATCCAATGAACCCGCTCGACCTCGTTTTCCTCGGCGACATCATTCTCGACCTGCCGGAGCCGGACCATTGGCTCGGCGGCGTGGCGCCGGTCACGCGGGCGGCGGACCTCGCCATCGCCCATCTCGAGGTGCCGCACACCCGCCGCGGCGAGGAACTGGAAGGCGACGTCCCGGCGCCCGGCGCTGATCCGGCCCATCTCGCCGGGCTCGCCCGCGCCGGCATCGGGATGGTCTCGCTGGCCGGCAACCACATCGCGGATCGCGGTGCGATCGGTATCGCGGACACGATCGCGGAGCTCGATCGCCTCTGCATCGCCCATGCCGGTGCCGGAGCGAACCTCGCCGCCGCGCTGAAGCCTGCAATGGTCGAGCGCGATGGCCGGCGCATCGCGTTGCTTAGCTACAATTGCGTCGGACCGGAGATCGCGTGGGCGACCGACACGAAAGCGGGCTGCGCCTATGTGCACGTCCTGCCGGACGACGGCGGCCCGTCTCGCCCGCAGGCCAATCTCATGGTTGCGGAGCCCGCCTCCGTGGCCGCTATGCAGGCAATCATCCGCGCGGCGGCGGCTGAGGCGGATATCGTGCTCGTCGCCCTGCACAAGGGGATCACCCATCGGCCGGCGCAGCTCGCACCCTATGAGCGCCCGGTCGCCCAGGCGGCCATAGATGCCGGCGCCCATGCGATTCTGGGCCACCACGCGCACATCGCGCGCGGTATCGAAATCCATCGTGGCCGCCCGATCTTTCACGGCCTTGGCAACGGTGTGGTCGTCACCCACGCCTTAAGCCCGGCACAGGATCACCCGGCGCGCGCCGCCTGGGTGGAGCGCAGGAAGCAGATGTTCGGCTTCGAACCCGACCCTGCCTACACGGTCGCTCCCTTTCATCCGGAAGCCGTCAACGGGATGATCGGTCGCCTGCGGATCAAGCCGGACGGTACGCTGGAGACGAGCTTTCTTCCGATGTGGAGCGCCCCTCCCGGCCGCCCGGAAGTTGCGCAAGTCGACCGCGCGCCCGACATCGCCGCCTATATTGCGGCGATCG
The window above is part of the Sphingomonas sanxanigenens DSM 19645 = NX02 genome. Proteins encoded here:
- a CDS encoding CaiB/BaiF CoA transferase family protein; the protein is MNALDGLNVVDLSHAIAGPTCTNMLAELGADVIKIEPPQGDGFRHYTEHGGAPLLSIPFASINAGKRSVVLDLKTPAGIELLWQLVERADILVENFRPGVLARLGMDFAALHARNPRLILVSITGFGQSGPLADRGAYDHIAQAMSGFAMLNATADGPQKIGIPIIDGFTGYLATIGLLAALRRRDHRGVGEHVDVAMLDAALKLVNTTVSVHSYTGRTPGGTGNRGFRLVATSEFYPTAEGWIALGANNQPQVEALLRVLGHPEMIDDPRFASHEARVEHYVAVRQWLTETLAQWRAADLEARLADARVPVAMLRTVGEIAQHPHVRQRGTLHPVTLPDWDRPLDVVGPGFAVETQAQPMVPVLGADTDEVLAGLGLTASDLATLRQAGAIQ
- a CDS encoding CapA family protein, with the translated sequence MNPLDLVFLGDIILDLPEPDHWLGGVAPVTRAADLAIAHLEVPHTRRGEELEGDVPAPGADPAHLAGLARAGIGMVSLAGNHIADRGAIGIADTIAELDRLCIAHAGAGANLAAALKPAMVERDGRRIALLSYNCVGPEIAWATDTKAGCAYVHVLPDDGGPSRPQANLMVAEPASVAAMQAIIRAAAAEADIVLVALHKGITHRPAQLAPYERPVAQAAIDAGAHAILGHHAHIARGIEIHRGRPIFHGLGNGVVVTHALSPAQDHPARAAWVERRKQMFGFEPDPAYTVAPFHPEAVNGMIGRLRIKPDGTLETSFLPMWSAPPGRPEVAQVDRAPDIAAYIAAIGRQAGLPPLRLSWQDRWVQVNLAVAHRARRIARKSVRRSADRSPTS